The Solanum pennellii chromosome 11, SPENNV200 genome contains a region encoding:
- the LOC107004701 gene encoding receptor protein-tyrosine kinase CEPR2-like, with product MSRIQTLHSLQVLLIFLESLVFFCHPSNSLSVETEALLEFKKQLVDPLNVLESWKYSKSPCKFYGIQCDKHTGLVTEISLDNKSLSGVISPSISVLQSLTSLVLPSNQLSGNLPSELADCANLKVLNVTDNNMNGTIPDLSRLAKLEVLDLSNNCFSGQFPAWFGKLTSLIALGLGGNEYDEGKLPDLFGKLKKVYWLFLAGSNLTGQIPESIFEMEALGTLDISMNQISGYFPKSINKLRNLFKIELYQNNLTGELPVELVDLIHLQEIDVSRNQLHGTLPKGIDNLKNLTVFQIFKNNFSGQIPPGFGDMQHLNGFAVYSNSFTGEIPANLGRFSPLNSIDISENKFSGAFPKYLCQNNNLQNLLAVENSFTGEFPDNYASCKTLIRLRVSQNQLSGRIAEGLWELPEVTMIDFSDNNFTGTVSRGIDAATKLNQLVLSNNKFSGDLPKELGKLTQLERLYLDNNDFSGIIPSELGTLKQISSLYLEKNSLSGSIPSELGEFPRLANLNLASNLLTGNIPNSLSMMASLNSLNLSSNKLSGSIPPSLDNLKLSSLDLSNNQLTGRVPTDLLTVGGEKAFVGNKGLCVDQSIRNIRTNSGMGACSAKAAQEVFMKSKLVVFCVALLSLAVLMCVFMLVSYWKYKCNTEADSEKCLGHANGMNPKWKLESFQHVEFDVDEICDVGEDKLIGSGGTGKVYRLDLKKGCGTVAVKQLWKGNEVKVLTREIDILGKIRHRNIVKLYASLMRERSKMLVFEYLPNGNLFEALHREVKDGKTELDWYQRYKIAVGTAKGIAYLHHDCVPPIIHRDIKSTNILLDEEYEAKVSDFGVAKVSEISSRGSEFSCFAGTHGYLAPELAYTSRVTEKSDVYSFGVVLLELVTGRKPIEEAYGEGKELVYWASTHLNDKGSVLNILDQKVVSELVQDDMIKVLRISALCTTKLPNLRPSMKEVVKMLVDVEP from the exons ATGTCTAGAATCCAAACTCTTCATTCCCTCCAAgttcttcttattttcttggAGTCACTTGTTTTCTTTTGCCACCCATCTAATTCATTGTCTGTTGAGACAGAAGCACTTCTTGAATTTAAAAAGCAGCTTGTTGACCCTTTGAATGTCTTGGAATCTTGGAAATATTCAAAATCCCCTTGTAAATTCTATGGTATTCAATGTGACAAACACACTGGCTTGGTCACTGAGATTTCACTTGACAATAAGTCTCTTTCTGGAGTTATTTCCCCTTCAATATCTGTCCTTCAAAGCCTTACTTCACTAGTGCTTCCTTCAAATCAACTGTCTGGAAATCTTCCAAGTGAATTGGCGGATTGCGCCAATCTCAAAGTATTGAATGTTACTGACAATAACATGAATGGTACGATACCTGATTTATCGAGATTGGCTAAGTTGGAGGTGTTAGACTTGTCAAATAACTGTTTTTCTGGACAGTTTCCAGCTTGGTTTGGAAAGTTGACTAGTTTGATTGCATTAGGCCTTGGTGGAAATGAGTATGATGAAGGTAAACTTCCTGATTTATTTGGGAAGTTGAAGAAAGTTTATTGGCTTTTCTTAGCAGGGTCAAATTTGACAGGACAAATCCCTGAATCTATTTTCGAAATGGAGGCACTAGGTACATTAGATATTTCGATGAACCAGATATCAGGGTATTTCCCAAAGTCGATAAACAAGCTGCGAAATCTCTTCAAGATTGaactttatcaaaataatttgacCGGGGAATTGCCAGTAGAACTTGTTGATCTTATACATCTGCAGGAAATTGATGTTTCTAGAAACCAGCTGCATGGGACTTTGCCTAAGGGGATTGACAACCTGAAGAACTTAACAGTTTTTCAAATATTCAAGAACAATTTCTCTGGACAAATCCCTCCAGGCTTTGGTGATATGCAGCATCTTAATGGCTTTGCTGTGTATAGCAACAGTTTTACTGGAGAAATTCCAGCTAATCTTGGCCGGTTTTCGCCACTGAATAGCATAGACATATCTGAAAACAAGTTTAGTGGTGCATTTCCAAAATACTTATGTCAAAACAACAACTTGCAAAATTTGCTAGCTGTTGAAAACAGTTTCACAGGGGAGTTTCCAGATAATTATGCTTCTTGCAAGACTTTAATAAGATTGAGGGTGAGTCAGAATCAACTTTCTGGGAGAATTGCTGAGGGTTTATGGGAGCTTCCAGAAGTCACAATGATAGATTTCAGCGATAACAACTTCACTGGAACTGTATCTCGTGGAATCGACGCTGCGACTAAGTTGAATCAGTTGGTATTAtcaaacaacaaattttcaGGTGATCTTCCAAAAGAACTTGGAAAGCTCACACAGTTGGAAAGGCTATATTTGGATAACAATGATTTCTCTGGCATAATACCATCTGAACTTGGCACGTTGAAGCAAATTTCATCTTTGTATTTAGAGAAAAACTCACTTTCCGGGTCGATACCATCAGAGTTGGGTGAGTTTCCGAGGTTGGCAAACTTGAATCTTGCTTCAAATCTTCTCACAGGCAACATACCAAATTCATTGTCAATGATGGCCTCGTTGAACTCTCTGAATCTTTCGAGTAACAAACTTAGTGGCTCAATTCCACCAAGCTTGGATAACCTGAAGTTATCTTCATTGGATCTCTCTAACAATCAGCTAACTGGAAGAGTTCCTACAGATCTTTTGACGGTGGGAGGAGAAAAAGCATTTGTAGGAAACAAGGGGCTTTGTGTTGATCAAAGCATCAGGAATATCCGAACGAACTCAGGCATGGGCGCTTGTAGTGCTAAGGCTGCTCAAGAAGTGTTCATGAAGAGCAAACTAGTTGTGTTTTGCGTTGCATTACTTTCTTTGGCTGTTCTAATGTGTGTTTTCATGCTTGTGAGTTACTGGAAGTACAAGTGCAACACTGAAGCTGATTCAGAAAAGTGTCTGGGACATGCAAATGGAATGAATCCAAAATGGAAGCTTGAAAGCTTCCAACATGTGGAATTTGATGTAGATGAAATATGTGACGTTGGTGAGGACAAGCTGATAGGAAGTGGAGGCACAGGAAAAGTTTATCGGTTAGATTTGAAGAAAGGTTGTGGCACAGTGGCAGTAAAGCAGCTTTGGAAAGGAAATGAGGTGAAAGTTTTGACAAGGGAAATAGACATTCTAGGAAAGATCAGGCATCGAAATATAGTTAAACTGTATGCCAGTCTAATGAGAGAACGTTCGAAGATGTTGGTTTTCGAGTACTTGCCAAATGGTAATTTGTTCGAGGCATTACACCGGGAAGTCAAGGATGGGAAGACAGAATTAGATTGGTACCAGAGGTATAAAATTGCAGTTGGAACTGCAAAGGGAATCGCTTATTTACACCATGATTGTGTCCCTCCTATTATTCATAGAGATATCAAGTCAACAAACATTCTACTTGATGAGGAGTATGAAGCAAAAGTTTCTGATTTCGGTGTTGCAAAAGTTTCAGAAATTTCCTCTAGAGGCTCCGAGTTCAGCTGCTTTGCAGGCACTCACGGCTATTTAGCTCCTG AGCTAGCATATACTTCCAGAGTGACAGAAAAGAGCGATGTATACAGCTTTGGAGTTGTTCTATTAGAATTAGTAACCGGAAGGAAACCAATCGAGGAAGCCTATGGAGAAGGCAAAGAATTGGTTTATTGGGCATCAACTCATCTTAATGACAAAGGAAGTGTTCTGAATATTCTTGATCAAAAGGTGGTTTCCGAGCTTGTCCAAGATGACATGATCAAAGTTCTGAGGATTTCTGCCCTATGTACGACTAAGCTTCCTAATTTACGCCCCAGCATGAAAGAAGTAGTAAAGATGCTTGTTGATGTTGAACCTTGA
- the LOC107004422 gene encoding probable LRR receptor-like serine/threonine-protein kinase At3g47570, with the protein MDLSHNHFVGRIPKFLDELFSLQFLSLSYNDLEGEVPLKEAFRNMSAVSLVGNSELCGGIPEFKMPKCSNKVAPKRQRLSHRLIIVMLVIGGLLAATTVALLIFLCARRKKRSTSSENSSLDVIPRVTYNSLYKETNGFSTSNMIGSGAFSFVYRGILEENGKFVAIKVLKLQVTGASKSFLTECEALRHIKHRNLVKLLTSCSSIDYQGNDFKALVYEYMANGNLANWLHNRSSDGEENHEPKTLNMLQRLNVIIDVASALDYLHHQSGTPLTHCDIKPNNVLLDEDFLAHLGDFGLARFLPDAAKLLSLSQSASSLNIRGTIGYVPSGN; encoded by the coding sequence ATGGATCTTTCTCATAACCACTTTGTAGGGAGGATCCCAAAGTTTCTGGATGAACTTTTCTCCTTGCAGTTCTTAAGTTTGTCTTATAATGATTTGGAGGGTGAGGTACCTTTGAAAGAAGCTTTCAGAAACATGAGTGCTGTTTCACTTGTTGGGAACAGTGAGCTATGTGGTGGTATTCCAGAGTTCAAAATGCCAAAGTGCAGCAACAAAGTAGCGCCAAAAAGACAAAGGTTATCTCATAGATTGATAATAGTAATGCTGGTTATTGGAGGATTATTGGCAGCAACAACAGTGGCCCTTCTTATTTTCTTGTGTGCTAGAAGAAAAAAGAGGTCCACTTCATCAGAGAATTCATCGTTGGACGTGATCCCAAGAGTGACTTATAATAGTCTTTACAAAGAAACTAATGGCTTCTCTACATCAAACATGATTGGTTCGGGTGCATTTAGCTTCGTATACAGAGGCATTCTTGAGGAAAATGGAAAATTTGTTGCCATAAAAGTGCTCAAACTCCAAGTTACGGGAGCTTCTAAGAGCTTTCTTACTGAATGTGAAGCACTAAGACATATCAAGCATAGAAACCTGGTAAAACTCTTAACATCATGTTCAAGTATCGATTACCAAGGTAATGACTTCAAGGCTCTCGTTTATGAGTACATGGCCAATGGTAATTTGGCAAATTGGTTGCACAATAGAAGTTCAGATGGTGAAGAAAATCATGAGCCTAAAACTTTGAACATGCTACAGAGACTCAATGTAATAATTGATGTGGCTTCTGCATTAGATTACCTTCATCATCAATCTGGAACGCCATTGACACATTGCGATATCAAACCAAATAATGTGCTTTTGGATGAAGATTTTCTGGCTCATTTAGGTGACTTTGGACTGGCAAGGTTTCTGCCTGATGCTGCAAAACTGCTCTCCTTAAGCCAATCAGCCAGCTCTCTCAATATAAGAGGAACTATTGGATATGTTCCATCTGGTAATTAA
- the LOC107003664 gene encoding LRR receptor-like serine/threonine-protein kinase ERECTA translates to MIVLNSSELVGPLSPAVGNLSFLRVLWLSRNSFTGQIPGEIGKLSRLRRLNLANNSFSGEIPTNISRCSNLNYIHLGDNQLHGKIPDIFGGLRNLVFLDLALNYLSAQIPMSIFNLKGSYFSTEFHMTGIILLDKYLPLETKRICTGLELLKIILEMGCEIPHSLGNLTRLIELDLGSNKLQGTVPSSLGSCKFLSRLYLNGNQLSGLIPKKLFELSLIEFDLSNNHLTGHFPVGIGSGNLTGLINLIYMNHSYNNLSGD, encoded by the exons ATGATTGTCTTGAACTCTAGTGAATTGGTTGGTCCATTGTCACCAGCAGTTGGTAATCTTAGTTTCCTCAGGGTACTCTGGCTCAGCAGAAACAGTTTCACTGGCCAAATCCCTGGAGAGATAGGAAAGCTATCGAGATTACGGAGGTTGAACTTAGCAAACAATTCATTTTCTGGTGAAATACCAACAAACATATCGCGGTGCTCCAATCTCAATTATATCCATTTAG GTGATAATCAATTACATGGAAAGATACCTGATATTTTTGGTGGACTTAGAAATTTGGTGTTTCTTGATCTTGCTTTGAATTATCTGTCTGCTCAGATTCCTATGTCGATTTTCAACTT GAAAGGTTCCTACTTCAGTACTGAATTCCACATGACGGGAATAATTTTACTGGACAAGTACCTGCCTTTGGAAACCAAAAGGATTTGTACTGGCTTGGAGTTGCTGAAAATCATTTTGGAAATGGGAT GTGAGATTCCACATTCTCTTGGAAATTTGACGAGGTTGATTGAACTCGATTTGGGATCAAACAAGTTGCAAGGTACTGTGCCTTCAAGTCTTGGAAGCTGCAAGTTCTTATCACGCTTGTATCTGAATGGAAATCAACTTAGTGGTCTTATACCGAAAAAACTGTTTGAGCTCTCCCTTATAGAGTTTGATCTCTCAAACAACCACTTGACGGGGCATTTTCCTGTAGGGATTGGCTCTGGAAACTTGACTGGATTGATAAACTTGATCTACATGAACCATTCATACAACAATTTATCAGGTGACTAG